In Populus trichocarpa isolate Nisqually-1 chromosome 7, P.trichocarpa_v4.1, whole genome shotgun sequence, the following proteins share a genomic window:
- the LOC7497736 gene encoding basic leucine zipper 43 — protein MDEYTLEQVFSMPMVGSTNFAINMSPLRCNSSVSSSFLPPSPLYRAISIAMLSTVSATYPLVEPMLDNPFQFFENGFTPWDCFDPFPSAPQSPKPFGSSSGSDESNLLDQNPDNSNSNSGSDEPNPPVSVIDERKRRRMVSNRESARRSRMRKQKHMDNLRNQVNRLRVENRELTNRLRIVLYHCHSVRTENDWLRSEYSMLRKKLSETSQILMMRQLQQFTSAWPCNNIISATE, from the coding sequence ATGGACGAATACACCCTTGAACAGGTATTTTCCATGCCCATGGTGGGTTCCACCAATTTTGCCATAAATATGAGCCCCCTACGCTGCAATTCTTCCGTTTCCTCCTCcttcctccctccctcccctcTCTATCGAGCAATTTCTATAGCCATGCTGTCCACAGTTTCGGCCACTTACCCATTGGTTGAACCGATGCTCGACAACCCATTTCAGTTCTTTGAGAATGGTTTTACGCCTTGGGACTGTTTCGACCCCTTTCCAAGTGCTCCTCAATCACCAAAACCTTTTGGTTCGAGTTCCGGTTCGGATGAGTCCAACCTGTTGGACCAGAACCCTGACAATTCAAACTCAAACTCCGGCTCCGATGAACCAAACCCTCCGGTTTCGGTCATAGACGAAAGGAAACGTAGGCGGATGGTATCAAACCGGGAGTCGGCAAGGCGGTCTCGGATGCGAAAACAGAAGCACATGGACAACCTAAGGAACCAGGTGAACCGGCTTAGGGTTGAGAACCGTGAACTGACGAACCGGTTGCGGATTGTTTTGTACCATTGCCACAGTGTACGAACAGAAAACGACTGGCTCCGGTCTGAATATAGTATGCTCCGAAAAAAGCTGTCGGAAACAAGCCAAATCTTGATGATGAGGCAACTCCAACAATTCACGTCCGCATGGCCatgcaataatattatttctgcCACCGAATAA